The following proteins come from a genomic window of Paenibacillus spongiae:
- a CDS encoding zinc-binding dehydrogenase, translating into MITEDREPESFRSRQLRLISPFQVEESESVINLEEGFVVIEPTLASICHADLRYFGGLRNQEILAKKLPMALIHEGIGKVIISKSPTLPVGTRVVIVPNVPGYVLRRTSAEQCCPACRGEIQDNYCDRGYFLGSGKDGIAQNRLMIPEECIVPIPADVPDEIAVLSELCSVSIRAARCVSQFLSNHVVAVFGDGPVGYITAAVLHHAFQIPKERLVVFGAIPEKLSAFTFAQTELVRDYDFLAASAHVVFECTGGNFSESAINQGIDLMARGGHLVLMGVSEERVPINTRDVLEKGITLHGSSRSSRIDFEDILQMMKSSEAISTLSKLLPEHYTEISNAADFTAAMQETLQHKGWQKTLLQFKWS; encoded by the coding sequence ATGATAACTGAAGATAGGGAACCGGAGAGCTTTCGTTCTCGTCAATTACGGCTCATTTCGCCATTTCAAGTGGAGGAAAGCGAGTCTGTAATTAATCTGGAAGAAGGTTTTGTAGTAATAGAACCAACATTAGCTAGTATATGTCATGCAGATTTGCGGTATTTTGGAGGACTGCGCAACCAGGAGATATTGGCTAAAAAACTACCGATGGCACTGATTCATGAGGGAATCGGTAAAGTCATAATCAGCAAGAGTCCTACACTGCCAGTGGGCACTAGAGTGGTGATTGTGCCAAATGTACCGGGCTATGTGCTGAGACGTACTTCGGCTGAACAATGCTGTCCTGCTTGTCGCGGAGAAATACAGGATAACTATTGCGATCGCGGTTATTTTCTTGGCAGTGGGAAAGACGGGATCGCCCAAAACAGGCTTATGATTCCAGAGGAATGTATCGTCCCGATTCCAGCTGATGTACCAGATGAGATTGCCGTATTGTCTGAGCTCTGCAGTGTATCTATTCGGGCAGCACGCTGTGTATCCCAATTCTTGTCTAACCATGTTGTGGCCGTATTCGGTGACGGACCGGTTGGTTACATTACAGCAGCTGTCCTTCATCACGCTTTTCAAATTCCAAAGGAAAGACTGGTTGTTTTCGGGGCAATCCCTGAAAAGCTGAGCGCCTTTACCTTTGCACAAACTGAATTGGTACGGGACTATGATTTTCTAGCTGCATCCGCTCATGTTGTATTTGAATGCACGGGCGGCAATTTCAGTGAAAGCGCGATTAACCAAGGTATTGATTTGATGGCTCGCGGCGGACATCTGGTGCTGATGGGTGTAAGCGAGGAGAGGGTACCGATCAATACGAGAGATGTACTTGAGAAAGGCATTACACTGCATGGCAGCAGCAGAAGCTCACGTATCGATTTTGAAGATATCCTGCAAATGATGAAGTCTTCGGAAGCGATATCGACATTATCTAAGCTATTACCAGAACATTATACTGAAATATCGAATGCCGCGGACTTCACCGCGGCAATGCAGGAAACCTTGCAGCATAAGGGCTGGCAAAAAACGTTGCTTCAATTTAAGTGGTCATAA
- a CDS encoding sugar phosphate isomerase/epimerase family protein, giving the protein MAVAVFINLLPYMKRIGDSAELFEKWDGGIEIPMDGPNWTAPVDWIQELERFVHYKGPKSVHSPIWELNIASSRFPMIAEYSFEVYKSCLEWTKQIGAEQMVLHPSLYSTIIFNRKETQQRSKENLKRLGDVAARLGVDLAVENVGFHEFALFDQEEFVALFEEIPTISALVDVGHAQINQWDIPALIRALGSRLTAVHLHDNDGVDDLHDPIGIGTIEWEPIWSALREQNHTYRAILEYQFETPLETLLRDAEMVQEKLFLHRI; this is encoded by the coding sequence ATGGCGGTGGCAGTATTTATAAATTTACTTCCCTATATGAAAAGGATTGGAGATTCGGCTGAACTCTTTGAAAAATGGGATGGTGGAATCGAAATCCCAATGGACGGACCAAACTGGACAGCTCCGGTGGATTGGATTCAAGAACTGGAACGTTTTGTGCATTACAAGGGCCCCAAAAGTGTTCATTCTCCGATCTGGGAATTAAACATCGCTTCGTCTCGCTTTCCCATGATCGCGGAGTATTCGTTTGAAGTATATAAAAGCTGCTTGGAATGGACGAAACAGATCGGGGCCGAACAAATGGTGCTGCATCCAAGCTTGTACTCCACGATTATTTTTAATCGAAAAGAAACCCAACAACGTTCAAAAGAAAATTTGAAGCGATTAGGGGATGTCGCAGCCCGTTTAGGGGTGGATCTAGCGGTTGAAAACGTGGGATTCCATGAATTCGCTCTGTTCGATCAGGAGGAATTTGTGGCGTTGTTTGAAGAGATACCTACGATATCTGCTTTGGTGGATGTGGGGCATGCTCAAATCAATCAATGGGATATCCCGGCTTTGATTCGAGCACTTGGATCCCGACTGACAGCTGTACATTTGCATGACAATGATGGCGTTGATGATTTACACGATCCGATTGGGATCGGCACAATTGAGTGGGAACCGATTTGGTCGGCATTGCGTGAACAAAATCATACCTACCGCGCGATCCTGGAATATCAGTTTGAAACGCCCTTGGAAACTTTGCTGCGTGATGCAGAAATGGTTCAAGAAAAGCTGTTTCTTCATCGAATCTAA
- a CDS encoding helix-turn-helix domain-containing protein → MFEWIRKIKLNSLPVRILFCFLTVLSILAIIFVFTFSYYSRAIEKEIVTYHEALNQQTVDSFEKQFRVWRGLLLGYQFDSRIQQIAEQSYTSGKYSLDYIMMDNIIKSIQTSISQSSYYLEDLFIVFKEQHFLINKQALIDKDRFLKKYYHSANSDLEAWIFDPSPSSELSVFPNVAFQTGYNGNKTKSLLPVQINLPKSEFNIVAFIDIERLYKDQFGYITADQFVLNSSFDIIFQSNDKHPLDISLVSDSLEHSSTDWTLHEQHYYFFKKNNGNRQIYVTAIAMSDMNKTLVKLNHITLVLFILALVLAIIMSILFSKQLNAPVRDLLKQMSLEGEPQQTKPSLRSSIFEFQMINEHIQELHLNRSDIESKLANHENLLTHYHYMTRLKNISFNTNWNWPKPTGTFYIIMVQARIRHILEENVVNESMKRIYDHIHRISADLFSQPITTIQMEDTQLLSFVPDQLHGKLHSFLDDFVQVMDSEKSSILLTIAVSPIITESTQLQSVYHRLLQQTKLAKPIMEHQIFYTSDTHDMMMTDEPMILSLEDDRLISEYILMGNISLSQQTISKLFDEINESVSTTAQLVELSDYVIRKYKKALKQLKVEFPNSLIRFKLYLQECVTIEHYKMLILSILDDVLQLINEKRAGAQDIINTVLSYIENHYQDDISLDYIASKLNMSAGYLSLYIKENTGTNFIDHLNGIRLKHAKHMLQSNNLSIQEVGMKVGYRNVTSFIRMFKKETGTTPGDFRKKTAYPLV, encoded by the coding sequence TTGTTTGAATGGATACGAAAAATTAAACTGAATTCACTGCCTGTAAGAATTTTATTTTGTTTTCTTACTGTTCTAAGTATTCTAGCTATCATCTTTGTATTTACCTTTTCCTATTATAGCCGCGCTATAGAAAAAGAGATTGTTACCTATCACGAAGCATTAAATCAACAGACAGTCGATTCTTTTGAAAAGCAGTTTCGGGTATGGCGCGGTCTTTTGCTTGGATATCAGTTTGACAGCCGAATTCAACAGATCGCAGAACAAAGCTACACTTCAGGTAAATATTCATTAGACTATATTATGATGGATAACATCATTAAATCGATCCAAACCTCGATATCGCAATCGTCATATTACTTAGAGGATCTTTTCATTGTATTCAAAGAGCAACATTTTCTTATCAATAAACAGGCACTTATTGATAAAGATCGTTTTCTGAAAAAATATTATCATTCGGCAAATTCAGATCTGGAAGCATGGATTTTTGATCCTTCCCCCTCATCAGAGCTTTCCGTTTTTCCAAATGTGGCATTTCAGACAGGCTATAACGGCAATAAGACCAAGTCCTTACTCCCTGTCCAAATCAATTTGCCCAAAAGTGAATTTAACATCGTAGCATTTATCGATATTGAACGGTTATATAAAGATCAATTTGGCTATATAACCGCTGACCAGTTTGTTCTCAACTCATCGTTCGATATCATATTTCAATCGAATGATAAACACCCCCTGGATATCTCTCTAGTGAGTGACTCCTTGGAGCATTCGAGTACAGATTGGACTTTACACGAGCAGCATTATTACTTTTTCAAAAAAAATAATGGAAATCGCCAGATCTATGTCACCGCTATCGCCATGTCGGATATGAACAAAACACTGGTAAAGTTAAACCATATTACTCTTGTATTATTCATCCTGGCTTTAGTTCTGGCTATTATTATGTCGATTTTGTTTAGCAAACAGCTAAATGCTCCCGTTCGAGATTTGTTAAAGCAAATGTCACTCGAGGGTGAACCGCAACAAACCAAACCCTCATTACGTTCTTCCATCTTTGAGTTTCAAATGATCAATGAACATATTCAAGAATTGCATCTGAATCGTTCTGATATTGAAAGTAAGCTGGCCAATCATGAAAATTTGTTAACCCACTATCACTACATGACACGTTTGAAAAATATTTCTTTCAATACCAATTGGAACTGGCCCAAACCAACCGGAACCTTCTACATCATTATGGTTCAAGCGAGAATTCGACATATTTTGGAAGAGAACGTCGTTAATGAAAGCATGAAGAGAATTTATGATCACATACACCGCATATCAGCAGATCTATTTAGTCAACCGATCACAACCATACAAATGGAAGATACGCAGCTGCTCTCTTTTGTGCCAGATCAACTCCATGGAAAGCTTCATTCGTTCCTAGACGATTTTGTACAGGTAATGGATTCCGAAAAATCATCGATATTGCTAACCATTGCAGTCAGTCCAATTATTACTGAATCTACCCAATTGCAGTCGGTTTATCACCGGCTTCTGCAGCAAACCAAGCTTGCAAAACCAATCATGGAACACCAGATTTTTTATACGTCCGACACTCATGACATGATGATGACAGATGAACCGATGATTTTGAGTCTTGAAGACGATCGACTGATTTCGGAATATATACTCATGGGTAATATATCTCTGTCCCAGCAAACAATTTCGAAGCTTTTTGATGAGATTAACGAATCGGTATCCACAACAGCACAACTAGTCGAACTTTCGGATTATGTCATTCGCAAATACAAGAAGGCACTAAAGCAGTTAAAGGTGGAGTTTCCAAACTCACTCATCCGTTTTAAGCTGTACCTTCAAGAATGTGTAACCATTGAACACTACAAGATGCTTATTTTATCCATACTGGACGATGTTTTGCAGCTGATTAACGAAAAAAGAGCCGGAGCACAGGATATCATCAACACGGTTTTGTCTTACATCGAAAATCACTATCAGGATGACATCTCCCTAGATTACATTGCTTCCAAACTCAATATGTCGGCTGGGTATTTATCCTTATATATCAAAGAAAACACCGGCACTAATTTTATCGATCATTTGAATGGCATCAGGCTGAAGCATGCCAAGCACATGCTTCAAAGCAACAACCTGTCTATTCAGGAAGTTGGCATGAAAGTCGGATATCGTAATGTTACGTCGTTTATACGTATGTTTAAAAAAGAAACCGGTACAACACCAGGTGATTTCAGAAAAAAAACAGCATACCCTCTTGTTTGA
- a CDS encoding carbohydrate ABC transporter permease — protein MNKKASWFDYMNVLILTLVVVACLYPFIYMTAVSMSGSGPITQGKVWLYPVDFNLDMYRYVFEDGRILTGYKNTLIYVTLGTACSLLVTVLGAYPLSKKQMIFQKPIMLMIVLTMFINGGMIPTFLVVRGLGLLDSIWAMVLPGLISTWNLIIMRTFFLSIPKELEESGKVDGLSEVGILFRIVLPVSKAVIATVGLFYAVGIWNGFMAPMLYLRSDDLYPLQLFLRNIVLSSEMTGSGAPIQGNIVVVEIAMKYAAIIVSTLPILCVYPFLQKYFVNGVMIGSVKG, from the coding sequence ATGAATAAAAAAGCGTCCTGGTTTGATTATATGAATGTATTGATCCTGACGCTCGTCGTTGTGGCATGCCTTTATCCGTTTATTTATATGACGGCTGTTTCCATGAGCGGAAGCGGACCCATTACACAAGGAAAAGTGTGGTTGTACCCTGTTGATTTCAATCTCGATATGTACCGATATGTATTCGAAGATGGAAGAATTTTAACCGGGTATAAAAATACGCTAATATATGTCACCTTAGGCACGGCATGCAGCTTGCTGGTGACTGTGCTAGGCGCCTATCCGCTGTCCAAGAAGCAGATGATTTTCCAAAAGCCGATCATGCTTATGATTGTACTGACGATGTTTATTAATGGGGGGATGATCCCGACATTTCTGGTCGTCAGAGGGCTGGGCTTGCTGGATTCCATCTGGGCTATGGTGCTTCCGGGTTTGATTTCCACTTGGAATTTGATTATCATGCGAACGTTTTTTCTTAGCATTCCTAAGGAACTGGAAGAGTCAGGGAAAGTGGATGGTCTATCGGAGGTTGGCATTTTGTTCAGGATTGTATTACCCGTTTCGAAGGCAGTTATCGCGACAGTCGGCTTGTTCTATGCTGTAGGGATCTGGAATGGATTTATGGCGCCAATGTTGTACTTACGCAGTGATGATCTGTACCCGCTGCAATTGTTCCTGCGCAATATTGTGCTGTCCAGTGAAATGACGGGCAGCGGAGCACCGATCCAAGGCAACATTGTTGTCGTAGAAATTGCGATGAAGTACGCAGCCATTATTGTTTCTACGCTTCCCATTTTGTGTGTATACCCGTTCCTTCAAAAATACTTTGTAAATGGGGTTATGATTGGTTCGGTAAAAGGTTAA
- a CDS encoding ABC transporter permease, giving the protein MRHGILNKKSWIAKVRQDRYLLLLVLPCVLYYLIFKYGPLFGIVIAFKDFNLHRGIWESPWVGLKWFSQFMNSRDFWPVLKNTFALGFMKLLFGFPAPIILALLINEVRHVFFKRFVQTVSYLPHFISNVIAAGIMTMFLSPRNGIINDLISLLGFDRVNFLVEESWFRTIYTSSEIWQHLGWSTIIYLAALSTIDVQQYEAARLDGANRWQTTWNITLPGIAPTVLIILILDIGKVLEIGFEKVYLLATPAVYSKADIISTYVYRVGLSEGNFSYASAIDLFTGLISIIFIISANWASRKINGNSLW; this is encoded by the coding sequence ATGAGGCACGGAATATTGAACAAAAAATCTTGGATTGCAAAAGTGCGACAAGATCGTTATCTGCTTTTGCTCGTTTTGCCCTGTGTGTTGTATTACCTTATTTTTAAGTACGGACCGTTGTTCGGCATTGTCATCGCATTTAAGGATTTCAACTTGCATCGCGGAATATGGGAAAGCCCCTGGGTGGGCTTGAAGTGGTTTAGTCAATTCATGAACAGTCGTGATTTTTGGCCGGTTCTCAAGAATACGTTTGCACTCGGGTTTATGAAGTTGTTGTTCGGTTTTCCTGCACCTATTATACTTGCTTTGCTTATCAACGAGGTTCGCCATGTGTTTTTCAAACGCTTTGTACAAACCGTCAGCTATTTGCCGCATTTTATTTCAAACGTCATTGCTGCCGGTATTATGACTATGTTTTTGTCTCCACGTAACGGAATTATCAATGACTTGATCTCTCTCCTTGGTTTTGATCGTGTCAATTTCCTCGTAGAGGAGTCTTGGTTCCGAACGATTTATACTTCAAGCGAAATTTGGCAGCATCTAGGTTGGAGCACGATCATTTACCTGGCAGCCCTGAGTACGATTGATGTTCAGCAGTACGAAGCTGCGCGGCTGGACGGAGCGAATCGCTGGCAAACGACATGGAACATTACGCTGCCGGGAATCGCACCGACGGTGCTTATTATCCTCATTTTGGATATCGGGAAGGTTTTGGAAATCGGGTTTGAAAAAGTCTATTTGTTAGCAACGCCTGCCGTATACTCAAAAGCAGATATTATTAGTACCTATGTTTATCGGGTAGGGCTTTCAGAGGGCAATTTCAGCTATGCTTCCGCGATTGACTTATTTACCGGGTTGATCAGCATTATTTTTATTATCAGCGCGAACTGGGCAAGCCGTAAAATTAACGGCAACAGTTTGTGGTAA
- a CDS encoding extracellular solute-binding protein gives MSNKSVMSKVLLILAMVLATTACSTQNSNTSSSGTSSSTSNAKSGNNRTVTLDMMVFQHPSWPYKEDWAIYKYYEEKLGIKFKVTAPPSDYDTALNLAFAGDTPDIMIVSNLTQANTYGGSGALLNFFDHLDKLPNYSKFLEDHPEVKSAILSADGKNYYLPHYGLEQTNRRSWTYRDDIFKKHNLKAPTTWDEMYQVAKELKKLYPDSYPIAIYDNLTGLTNTAAGFGTWFGAYVDYEKDEWRYGPIEDSFKEMLRYLNLFYKEGLIPPDFMAMKRDQFNDLLAQDKAFIANDYMIMDEVPVIIQRTNDFSLDYMTPPIGGDHGKPHNAYDGLLNRGMAVAANTDNLDEVLKYVDFLYSPEGSELATYGKEGETYYVKDGNRRFNDEFVSFGMIRTSTGIATYGSHLVVDMNAYAYMSSDKFNEAMVEIKNGHEAPLQPRLAYTKEENDTLTFKNAEINKYRDEQIAKFILGQSDFSTWDQYVSEIKKLGLAEVMKVHEDAYRRAQSFLNN, from the coding sequence ATGAGTAACAAATCGGTAATGAGCAAGGTTTTACTTATACTTGCAATGGTTCTGGCAACTACAGCATGCTCAACGCAAAATAGCAATACTTCTTCGTCTGGAACGAGCAGCAGCACTAGCAATGCAAAGAGCGGAAACAATCGTACGGTTACATTGGATATGATGGTTTTCCAGCATCCATCCTGGCCGTACAAAGAAGATTGGGCAATATATAAATACTATGAAGAAAAGCTCGGCATTAAGTTTAAGGTAACTGCACCTCCAAGTGATTACGATACGGCCCTAAATCTGGCTTTTGCAGGGGACACGCCGGATATTATGATTGTTTCAAATCTGACTCAAGCCAATACCTACGGCGGCAGCGGAGCGCTGCTCAACTTCTTCGATCATCTAGATAAGCTGCCGAACTATTCCAAGTTCCTTGAGGATCATCCAGAAGTCAAATCGGCCATACTGTCCGCGGATGGTAAAAACTATTATTTGCCGCATTACGGGCTAGAACAAACAAACCGTCGTTCTTGGACATACCGCGACGATATTTTTAAAAAACATAATTTGAAGGCTCCAACCACTTGGGACGAAATGTATCAGGTGGCAAAGGAACTGAAGAAACTGTATCCCGATAGTTATCCAATCGCCATCTATGATAATTTGACAGGACTCACGAATACTGCAGCAGGTTTTGGCACTTGGTTTGGGGCGTATGTTGATTATGAGAAAGACGAATGGCGATATGGACCCATTGAAGACAGCTTTAAGGAAATGCTTCGATATCTGAACCTCTTTTATAAAGAAGGTTTGATTCCACCGGATTTTATGGCGATGAAACGTGATCAGTTCAATGATTTGCTTGCGCAAGATAAAGCATTTATCGCAAATGATTACATGATCATGGATGAAGTTCCCGTCATTATCCAAAGAACAAATGATTTCAGTTTGGACTACATGACGCCTCCAATTGGCGGAGACCATGGCAAGCCGCATAACGCATATGATGGTTTGCTCAACCGTGGAATGGCTGTAGCAGCTAATACGGATAATCTGGACGAAGTGCTTAAATATGTTGATTTTCTGTACTCGCCGGAAGGCAGCGAACTGGCCACTTACGGCAAGGAAGGCGAAACGTACTACGTGAAGGACGGGAATCGTCGCTTCAATGATGAATTTGTAAGTTTTGGAATGATTCGGACATCAACCGGCATCGCAACGTATGGTTCACATTTAGTCGTTGATATGAATGCTTATGCTTATATGAGCTCGGACAAATTCAATGAGGCGATGGTGGAAATTAAGAATGGCCATGAAGCGCCTTTGCAGCCTCGACTCGCCTATACGAAGGAAGAGAACGATACATTGACCTTTAAAAATGCAGAGATTAACAAATATCGTGACGAGCAAATCGCAAAATTTATTCTGGGTCAAAGCGATTTCAGCACATGGGATCAATACGTCTCGGAAATTAAGAAACTCGGTCTGGCTGAGGTCATGAAAGTACATGAAGATGCGTATCGACGTGCTCAATCTTTCCTGAATAACTAA
- a CDS encoding VOC family protein, with translation MTFEETNRRGKFELTFPVRLVSDVKKSQEWFRNVLKCNDISGWGHATREGMGLILLQAASPEDIRKNAVPKKRSDYPTEWEGPDDGWDSLIYVEWDNLNYVVEEVRSNGGKIAVEPFEYSHGDHTYKKAHISDLDGYNMVLSARRLQTDEPNHQDQENKFKKTFQVRLVSDLKKSMEWYSHVLGCDEVNNWGYARRGEMEVILQQATSPQDVRPNAQSGKIFGIPYTWEGPDEPWDTFVHTPWEDVALIVDEVRGKGGTIGMEPIESSEDGWDFLNAQILDPDGYSIILGGMRRSSDS, from the coding sequence TTGACTTTTGAAGAAACGAACAGAAGAGGGAAATTTGAATTAACGTTCCCCGTACGTCTGGTATCTGATGTTAAAAAGTCTCAGGAATGGTTTCGCAATGTGTTGAAATGTAACGATATTAGCGGGTGGGGACATGCAACTAGGGAAGGCATGGGACTTATATTATTGCAGGCCGCTTCACCGGAAGATATTCGTAAGAACGCTGTACCGAAGAAGCGCTCCGATTATCCGACGGAATGGGAAGGCCCGGATGATGGTTGGGATTCTTTGATTTACGTCGAATGGGATAACCTAAATTACGTCGTGGAGGAAGTACGGAGTAACGGCGGTAAAATTGCGGTCGAACCTTTTGAATATTCACACGGAGACCATACGTACAAGAAAGCTCATATTTCTGACCTGGACGGATACAACATGGTTTTAAGCGCGCGGCGCTTACAGACAGACGAACCAAATCATCAAGACCAAGAAAATAAATTTAAAAAGACGTTTCAAGTACGCCTTGTCTCCGACTTGAAGAAATCGATGGAATGGTACAGCCATGTATTAGGATGCGATGAGGTGAACAACTGGGGATATGCAAGGCGCGGCGAGATGGAAGTGATTTTACAGCAGGCGACATCACCGCAAGATGTACGACCCAATGCTCAGTCCGGAAAAATTTTTGGGATTCCCTATACGTGGGAAGGTCCGGATGAACCCTGGGATACTTTCGTTCATACGCCATGGGAAGATGTGGCTCTTATCGTTGATGAGGTGCGAGGAAAAGGCGGTACGATTGGAATGGAACCCATTGAAAGTTCCGAAGATGGCTGGGACTTTTTGAATGCACAAATTTTGGATCCAGATGGATATAGCATCATTCTTGGAGGAATGAGAAGAAGCAGTGACTCCTAA
- a CDS encoding Crp/Fnr family transcriptional regulator: MDKLWYLSKIRIFEALSSEDLQELDQMAPMTHFNALPKNIIVQSPDLKRDGLFFVKKGKLRVFKINGEGRQFTAAILGPGNMFGEVDSFSFETHDVYIETIEESLICSVMKEHFEKFLIKRPELALRFLKELSERLKERDELIEKLALGHVKERILHLLLKLSEQFGVEEDGYVKIDFALTHQEIANMIGATRESVTGFLKELSIKGLIRTSRKQISINQTKVMECLDSGDF, translated from the coding sequence GTGGATAAACTTTGGTATCTGTCCAAAATCAGAATTTTCGAGGCGTTGTCGTCTGAAGACTTGCAAGAACTTGATCAAATGGCTCCGATGACGCATTTTAATGCTCTTCCCAAAAACATAATCGTACAATCGCCTGACTTGAAGCGGGATGGATTATTTTTCGTCAAGAAGGGCAAACTTCGCGTATTCAAAATCAATGGTGAAGGAAGGCAGTTTACCGCGGCGATTCTAGGTCCCGGCAATATGTTTGGTGAAGTTGACTCATTCTCGTTCGAGACGCATGACGTATACATTGAAACCATAGAGGAATCGCTCATTTGTTCTGTGATGAAAGAGCATTTTGAGAAGTTCCTGATAAAAAGACCTGAATTAGCTTTGCGTTTTCTAAAGGAATTAAGTGAAAGACTGAAGGAAAGAGATGAACTTATTGAGAAACTTGCCCTTGGACATGTAAAAGAACGCATATTGCATTTATTGCTGAAGTTATCCGAACAATTTGGTGTAGAAGAGGACGGCTACGTGAAAATCGATTTTGCACTCACCCATCAGGAAATCGCAAATATGATTGGCGCTACCAGGGAATCGGTAACCGGTTTCCTGAAAGAGCTGTCTATTAAGGGTTTGATCCGTACGAGCAGAAAGCAGATATCAATTAATCAAACTAAAGTCATGGAATGTCTGGATAGCGGTGATTTTTAA
- a CDS encoding glutaredoxin family protein yields MNIVLYVSDHCASCREAVHFFQEEGVSYQLLNVDFDKDNFNDMLSYGGIATPLIRIGNHIFHSFDREKIKEALQEYRG; encoded by the coding sequence ATGAATATCGTGTTGTATGTAAGCGATCATTGTGCTTCATGCAGAGAGGCTGTACATTTTTTTCAGGAGGAAGGAGTTTCTTACCAGCTATTGAACGTTGACTTCGATAAAGACAACTTTAACGATATGCTATCTTATGGCGGGATAGCAACGCCACTCATTCGAATTGGCAACCATATCTTTCATTCCTTTGATCGTGAGAAAATCAAGGAGGCTTTGCAGGAATATCGTGGATAA
- a CDS encoding DsrE family protein has protein sequence MKKVAIIIHASENEMGRALHGLLYAQELHDAKHDVKLYFDGMGTVWVKLFEDPSHMLNPLYKAVKATGVIAGICQSCASSFGVTEEVVSSGITPLAESEGHLSLEKLIAADYQIMIL, from the coding sequence ATGAAGAAGGTAGCCATAATTATTCATGCATCTGAAAATGAAATGGGGAGAGCGTTGCACGGTCTTCTGTATGCTCAGGAACTGCATGATGCCAAGCATGATGTTAAGCTTTACTTTGATGGTATGGGAACGGTTTGGGTCAAACTATTTGAGGATCCGTCTCACATGCTCAACCCGCTGTACAAAGCGGTTAAAGCTACCGGCGTGATTGCGGGTATATGTCAGTCCTGTGCGAGTTCTTTCGGCGTTACGGAAGAAGTTGTGTCGTCTGGAATTACGCCTCTTGCTGAATCGGAAGGTCACCTCAGTCTTGAGAAACTGATCGCAGCGGATTATCAAATTATGATTCTGTAA
- a CDS encoding SMI1/KNR4 family protein yields the protein MHERLADKLKTTTAIKWFPGRGAEESWITEVEQELGFRLPPSYRWWLVHYGNARLGDGNILTISPPEHREYDDSDLLYIHRLNLAEEWWVSRFPHRLDLFVPDSDELYYFDTSSSDDQGEFPIMCYDLMNDLIDTYASTFAEFLERLIDERSGGH from the coding sequence ATGCATGAGCGTTTGGCAGACAAATTGAAGACGACTACAGCTATAAAATGGTTTCCTGGTCGTGGGGCGGAAGAGAGCTGGATAACGGAAGTGGAACAGGAATTAGGATTCCGTCTGCCGCCATCTTACCGCTGGTGGCTGGTTCATTACGGCAATGCCCGGTTGGGCGACGGGAATATTCTAACCATCTCTCCTCCGGAACACAGAGAGTATGACGACAGCGATCTTCTTTATATACATAGGTTAAATTTAGCCGAGGAGTGGTGGGTAAGCCGGTTCCCTCATAGACTGGACTTGTTCGTTCCGGACAGCGACGAGCTTTATTATTTTGATACGTCTTCCAGCGATGACCAAGGCGAATTTCCAATCATGTGTTATGATCTCATGAATGATTTGATCGATACGTATGCTTCGACGTTTGCGGAGTTTCTAGAACGGCTGATCGACGAGCGAAGCGGGGGACATTGA